The DNA sequence GTCCCAACGATCGGGGTTTTAATTAATAGAGGTTGTTGCTAACCCTGGGTTGGCAGCAACCAGAACTCTTTATCAATCCCGTTTTTGAACAACCTTACAGTCACTCGTTCGGGGGATTTATTCAGATTGTGGCTCCTGCTACTTTATTAGGTAATTAGCCGATCTAAGCTAATGCACAGAATTGAAGACTTTGTTATTAATTTATTTAAACTTATTGAGAAGTTTTACTGAAGTCATCCAGTGAGGGGGAACGATAGGATTAAGAAAATATAAAAAAAAGTCAAAGGATCTAAAATGGTGTGGTGATTGGAGGAAATGAGGTGTTTATAAGATTAGCAGAGCAGCACCGTCAATTTGTTCAAGATTTGGTTATGAGTTTGCAGGCGCTTGCCATTGTTCTAGAGCGCCGGGGGTATCTGGCTTCGTGCTATACCTGCGGCGGTCAGATGAACAGTGCCTCCTTTATGGTGAGCCTGGGCGATAACCACTTGATTCGCTTTTTGGTTTCTGATTATGGCATCACCTGGACAGAGATGCGAGACGACCGAGAATTGATGAAGCTAGAAGGCGCAGAAGCCATTAGCCAATTGCAAGAGCTAGCCAACTTAGTCAAAACTCAGTCTACGATTGGTATCAGCCATTCCCAAGCCGCAATTCCCGCAGGGATTGCTTCGCGAGTCGCCAAAGCTGTATAGGGAAGCGAAACGATGACGAATAGTCGCTCGTCTTCCCGCCCCAAACCTCATCAAGTGAACTGCCGCCCCCTAAGAAGAGGTGAAAATCTCTCCCTGATGGCTTAAACTTGAGAGGTTTACAGTTTTTTTATGCTAAGTTCATGAAATATTTAAAGTAAACGGTGGTACACCGAGAGCGATCGCTCTTGTGTAACATAATTAACGCATGAGTTACTGTAGAAGTGTAGACTAACAGAAAGAGCAAGTAGCGCGTAGGCTTGAGCGTTCTTGCTGGTTGAACGTGAATAGAGCGTTCGGAACTCTGAAACCTTTTGCAGGTTCAGCCTCCCGCTCGATATCAATATCTGCAATAGCCACAGCCATGATTCTGAGCTGATGTGTTATGGTTCATTCTAGACTTTTTGCGGCTTATCCCCCCGCAGCCCTTGACGCTTTTAAGAGTAAAGACATTGAGAGACGCTTAAATTTATACCAAGTGTTTCTCAAGCTTTACGAACACAACCCAGGTCTTTTAAATGAAATTCTCAGCCTAGAGAACTCCAACTCGCAAGCTTGGACTGTCACCGTTCCTCAGTTTATTCAGGGAATGATTGGCGAACCTCAAACTTGTTTGATTGCCAATGTGGGAACGGGTAGTACCCAAATGCTTTGGCAACCTCAACATATTTGGTTGATTGGGCGCGATCGCACCTGTGCAATTACGATTAACGATCAGCGGATTTCCCGTCGCCATGCTGTCATTCAGTACCTCGCCGACGCCCAACGCTTCTATTTAATCGATCTCAATAGCAGTAACGGTTCCTACGTTAACGGCGAACCCATCCGCCACCGCCATCCCCTGCAAGACGGCGATCGCATCCGGTTAGGCAGCCTAGCTTTCACCTTCTTCGTCTGCCAAGCCTGCCAACCCCTTGAGGACATTTCGCCAGAAATTCTCAGCTTAATTGAACAAGCTGCTAGCATCGCTCCAGAAAAGCCGGGAACCCCGAACCCAGCCCCAATCTTACCCCCTCCTGCTCAAGACACCTCCAAGTTCCTTCTCAACCAAAAATCAGGGAACGCCTAGGTTAACTAGGTATTCCCTGATACTTTCAAACCGATAGCGTTTTGGGATTAGATCGGAGTCGGAGCGATCCCCCTAAGTCAAGGGGACTCGATCCGAACAATGACGAATCGCTTACAGGTCTAAATCATCTTCTGAAGCAACATAGTCTTGTTCATCTTCAGCATCCACAGGCCCAACAGAATTGGCAGAGACGACAGCACCCATATCCAATTGCTGGCGGACTAACCCCTCAATTTTCTGGACAAATTCGGGTTTGTCTTCCATATACTTCAGCGTATTTTCGCGTCCTTGCCCGATATTATCGCCTTCATAGCTATACCAAGCCCCTTTACGAGTAATGACGCCCGTTTCTTCGGCTAAATCGAGCAAGCAACCCGTCGTTGAAATCCCCTTGCCGAAAATGATATCAAACTCGGCAATCCGGAAAGGCGGAGCCACCTTATTTTTAGCCACCTTCACCTTGGCGCGAATTCCATACTCTTCGCTTCCCTTTTTCAGGGTTTGCGTGCGGCGAATATCTAAACGCACAGACGCATAGAACTTCAGCGCATTTCCCCCCGTTGTCGTTTCCGGGTTGCCATACACCACACCAATCTTTTGGCGCAACTGGTTGAGGAAAATCACCGTACAGCCCGATTTACCGATATTCCCGGTAATTTTCCGCAGTGCTTGGCTCATTAACCGCGCTTGGGCCCCCATTGGCGCATCGCCCATATCGCCCTCAATTTCTGCACGCGGCGTCAAAGCAGCTACGGAGTCAATGACTACGATATCAACAGCGGCCGAACGAACCAATTGATCGACAACCTCTAGCGCCATTTCTCCCGTATCCGGTTGAGAGACGAGTAAATTTTCAATATCGACCCCTAACACGGCGGCATAGGTCGGATCGAGAGCGTGTTCGGCATCTACAAATGCTGCCACGCCGCCATTTTTTTGGACTTCCGAGATCGCGTGGAGCGCTAAAGTGGTTTTACCCGAACTTTCAGGGCCATAGATTTCAATCACGCGCCCCTTGGGCAGTCCGCCCCCCAATGCTAAGTCTAGAGTCAGCGCCCCGCTCGCGATCGTTTCCACTTTCATGCGGGCGGCGTCGCCAAGGCGCATGATCGCCCCTTTGCCAAAGCTTTTCTCAATTTGATTAAAAACTAAGTTTAGGGCTTTCTGCTTTTCGGGATTATCAGGTAATTGTAATGCCATGCTTTGCCTCAATGAATTGGGGTTCTGTATTCCTAGACGACCAACGATTGCCATTATGGGGTAGAGAGTGATAACCAGATAATCTAGATTGCTTGCCGATTGACGCGCTTTTAGTTCTGTTGACTTAATCAACAACTCTCCACTAGCTCATCTTAGCACGGAGAAATTGTCTTCCGATCTCTAAAATTCGGGTTCATCTGTTAAGGTTTCTATCAGCAAATCCACGTGCTGGCGGCGCTGGCTTAAAAACGCCTGACACTGCTGCAAATAGTGAATCGCGTGACTAAATCGATCGAAGACTTCTGCCAGTTCTAACTCGCCCGATTCAATCTGCGCGATAATCGCTTCAACTTGAGCCACTGTGGCTTCATAATTCCAATCAACATCCGCCTGGGGATCGGGAAAAATCGGATCGCTCATGTGTTCAGGATGTCTCTGTTCGATGAATTTGAAAGGCCCGTTACCTTGACTGTAACTTGACCTTGACCCAACTCAACCACTAATTCTTGTTCGAGTTGCAATTCGCTGCTACTGCGAACCAGGTTGCCTTGGGATTGTCGGACAATGGCGTAACCCCGCTGTAAAATCCGATGCGGATCGAGGGTGGCTAATTTTTGCTGGAGATGCTGGCAATGCTGCGTGGCGTTTTGCAGTCGCTGGTTGCTCAGTTGAATTAACTGATGGCGCTTCCAGGTGAGGGCATTGATTTCTTGCTGAATTTGCCGATCGACTTGCAAGCGGCGCAGGCGGTAGCGAAGACTCCGCAGGCGATCGCGATCTTGTTCGAGGCGATGTTGCATGGCTAAATGCAGCGATTCTCGGAGTTCTTGATATTCTGCTTCGAGCATTGCCAGTTCGGGAACCGCTTGCACGGCGGCGGCGGTGGGTGTGGGGACGCAAACATCGGCCACCAAGTCGGCAAGGGTTTCGTCTCGCTGGTGTCCGATCCCGGCAATCACGGGGATGGGGCTATTGGCGATCGCTCTCACCACCCGTTCGTCATTAAAACAAGCTAAATCTTCTGTTGCACCCCCTCCGCGCGCCACAATTAACACCTGCGCCCGTCCATCGCGTTTGACTCGTTCAATGGCAGCCACAAGGCTTTCGGGGGCTTGGTTGCCCTGGACTAAAGCCGGGGAGAATAGGACTTTTAACCCCGGATAGCGACGCTTGAGGGTGCGCTGAATATCCCCCCAGGCGGCGGCTTGAGGAGAGGTGATCGCCGCAACGATGGTGGGATGGGCGGGAAGGGGGCGCTTGCGTTGCGGATCGAAGAGTCCTTCGGCGGCGAGGCGATCGCGAATTTGCCGATAGCGCAATGCTTGCAGCCCTTCTCCCCCCGGTAGCGCCTGGGTGACAATCAGTTGATATTGTCCGCGCGGCGGATAAACGCGAATGCTACCGAGGACAACAATCTGCTCCCCGGAAACGGGTTGTTTGAATAATTTATGAACGCTAGTGTTCCAAGCGACACAACTCAGGGCGGCTTTCCCCTCCGGGTCTTGTAAGGTAAAAAATAGTCCGCTTGGATAGCGGCTGGCACTCGAAACTTCGCCCGTTACCCACACTTGTTGTAAGGTTTCTTCTTGTTCGAGAAGGGTTTGAAGAGATGCGGTTAATCCTGCTACTGATACTGCGGTTTCTGGAACCAACAGATTCGGTAAGTGGGATGTCATAGGTTGTTCCAGATAAAAAGTTAGACATTCAAAACAAAAATGTGCCTGAGCTAGAAAGATCCAGGAAAGCCAATATCACCAAGGTAGCCTGATTAGGGGAAAACTACACAAAAACCCTGAGTTCCCTGACAAGGGCGATCGCAGTTTGTTACCGGAATCGCCCCCTTGCGTCTTGAAGTCTTAAATTAGGTCAGTTTGTTCAGTATTCACTAAACGTTTAAAACTTGGTAAAATGGAAAAAGATTATCGGGTTCCCTCAACAACTTAAAGTGAAACACGCCCCAGAAGAGAAACACTTTGTTGAAGAAGTGGGTTTAATGTTTGAACGGGTGGGACTGCCCAGAATGGCAGGGCGCATCTTTGGCTGGCTCTTAATTTCTCAACCTTCCCATCAATCGATGAGCGAGTTAACGGAAGTCTTGCAAGCCTCCAAAGGCTCGATCAGCACCATGACTCGCCTGCTGATTCAACTGCGGCTGATCGATCGAGTCAGCTTACCTGGAGAACGTCGCGATTACTTCTGTATTAAACCGGGCGCATGGTCTCAGATCAACCAAAGCCAAATCGAACGCATCCAAGCTTTTCGCCAGCTTGCAGATAAAGGCTTGCAACTTTTAGCCGATCGAGAACCCCGCGATCGCTTGCGTCTAGAAGAAATGCGAGACATCCATGCCTTTTGGGAGCAAGAACTCCCCTTACTGCACCAGCGATGGGAAACAGAACGCACCAAAAGTTAGCCCTGTTCCAGTTGAAAAAACGCTCTACTCACCTAGCACAAACCTAGCGAGATCGCCTACCTTAAAAACATATTACCGAACTTAACAATTTATTCTCCTATCCCCCAACCGGATAGCTCCGATGCAGGAATCTCACTCATTTACAAACTTCCTAAACTCAAACTCAATCGCTGAACATCCCGCCTTCTGACCGAACTTAACCCTACCCTTAATATGCTCGCTGCTGGAGCCTTCCCTCATGCAATTACCCCTTGTGAATCCAAAATTTGTTAAACAAACACCTTGGCTTGTGGGAT is a window from the Desertifilum tharense IPPAS B-1220 genome containing:
- a CDS encoding FHA domain-containing protein, with translation MVHSRLFAAYPPAALDAFKSKDIERRLNLYQVFLKLYEHNPGLLNEILSLENSNSQAWTVTVPQFIQGMIGEPQTCLIANVGTGSTQMLWQPQHIWLIGRDRTCAITINDQRISRRHAVIQYLADAQRFYLIDLNSSNGSYVNGEPIRHRHPLQDGDRIRLGSLAFTFFVCQACQPLEDISPEILSLIEQAASIAPEKPGTPNPAPILPPPAQDTSKFLLNQKSGNA
- the xseB gene encoding exodeoxyribonuclease VII small subunit; this translates as MSDPIFPDPQADVDWNYEATVAQVEAIIAQIESGELELAEVFDRFSHAIHYLQQCQAFLSQRRQHVDLLIETLTDEPEF
- a CDS encoding GbsR/MarR family transcriptional regulator, which encodes MKHAPEEKHFVEEVGLMFERVGLPRMAGRIFGWLLISQPSHQSMSELTEVLQASKGSISTMTRLLIQLRLIDRVSLPGERRDYFCIKPGAWSQINQSQIERIQAFRQLADKGLQLLADREPRDRLRLEEMRDIHAFWEQELPLLHQRWETERTKS
- the xseA gene encoding exodeoxyribonuclease VII large subunit — protein: MTSHLPNLLVPETAVSVAGLTASLQTLLEQEETLQQVWVTGEVSSASRYPSGLFFTLQDPEGKAALSCVAWNTSVHKLFKQPVSGEQIVVLGSIRVYPPRGQYQLIVTQALPGGEGLQALRYRQIRDRLAAEGLFDPQRKRPLPAHPTIVAAITSPQAAAWGDIQRTLKRRYPGLKVLFSPALVQGNQAPESLVAAIERVKRDGRAQVLIVARGGGATEDLACFNDERVVRAIANSPIPVIAGIGHQRDETLADLVADVCVPTPTAAAVQAVPELAMLEAEYQELRESLHLAMQHRLEQDRDRLRSLRYRLRRLQVDRQIQQEINALTWKRHQLIQLSNQRLQNATQHCQHLQQKLATLDPHRILQRGYAIVRQSQGNLVRSSSELQLEQELVVELGQGQVTVKVTGLSNSSNRDILNT
- a CDS encoding DUF1815 family protein; this encodes MFIRLAEQHRQFVQDLVMSLQALAIVLERRGYLASCYTCGGQMNSASFMVSLGDNHLIRFLVSDYGITWTEMRDDRELMKLEGAEAISQLQELANLVKTQSTIGISHSQAAIPAGIASRVAKAV
- the recA gene encoding recombinase RecA is translated as MALQLPDNPEKQKALNLVFNQIEKSFGKGAIMRLGDAARMKVETIASGALTLDLALGGGLPKGRVIEIYGPESSGKTTLALHAISEVQKNGGVAAFVDAEHALDPTYAAVLGVDIENLLVSQPDTGEMALEVVDQLVRSAAVDIVVIDSVAALTPRAEIEGDMGDAPMGAQARLMSQALRKITGNIGKSGCTVIFLNQLRQKIGVVYGNPETTTGGNALKFYASVRLDIRRTQTLKKGSEEYGIRAKVKVAKNKVAPPFRIAEFDIIFGKGISTTGCLLDLAEETGVITRKGAWYSYEGDNIGQGRENTLKYMEDKPEFVQKIEGLVRQQLDMGAVVSANSVGPVDAEDEQDYVASEDDLDL